The genomic window AAAGAGCCTCAGTGTTTTTGCTTTCAAGGTTAATGGTTTGCGAACCGCGCCATTTCATATTTTCGCGGCTGCTATTAGAGTTGTTGTATTGATATACCGAATAATATCCGGTGGATGTTTTGACGTCCTTTACCTCTTTTGCGGCTTTGACCGCTTTTTCGGTGGCTTTATTAATAGTGTCTTGCAGCGCTTTAGGGTTTTTATTTGTTTCTTCAATGCGCAAGCTGGCATGCAATGTATCTTGCGGCACCTGCATGCGCTCTGTTACCGAAAGCGTGACCAATGTCTGTCCTTCCGGCAAAAGCTGGATATCCTGCGCATAGGCAGGCGTAGCAATTAAGGCGCTGGAAATTATAGATATTGCGAGGAACTTCATGGTATTCTCCTATTAATTTTTTCTCATGCTATACGATATCATCTAAATTTTGCACTGTTATTTTAAGTCGTATTATCGATGCTGGCTTCACAAAAATGTAATATAGCGCTGCTATAATAATTATGTTTTATCACATATTGGATCATCAGATTCTCGCCCTTGCGGCTT from Alphaproteobacteria bacterium includes these protein-coding regions:
- a CDS encoding SIMPL domain-containing protein (The SIMPL domain is named for its presence in mouse protein SIMPL (signalling molecule that associates with mouse pelle-like kinase). Bacterial member BP26, from Brucella, was shown to assemble into a channel-like structure, while YggE from E. coli has been associated with resistance to oxidative stress.), which encodes MKFLAISIISSALIATPAYAQDIQLLPEGQTLVTLSVTERMQVPQDTLHASLRIEETNKNPKALQDTINKATEKAVKAAKEVKDVKTSTGYYSVYQYNNSNSSRENMKWRGSQTINLESKNTEALLELAGEIQDMGFAMNNLNYTLSTEKADEVRDSMMEAALVRAREKANRAAKALNKSDVDIAMVNVDASTNFAQPMRVMRSNMMASDAMEMAAPTAEAGESEVTLTVTVNAVAK